CCCGATCCGCGGCGTCGCATCGACGGCGTCGTGGAGGTCGGCCTGAACCTGCCCCACGGCACCGAGGCCGCAATCCGCACCTGGAGTTCGATCGATCCCCGCGTGCGGCAGGCCCAGGAGGTGGTGGACCGGCAGCGCTTCGACGTGCTGCGCGAGGCCGCCTTCGAGATCTTGGGTAATGACCGCGGCGCCCAGGTGTTCGCCAGCACCGCGGTGTACCTGCTGGTGGGGTACGAGCAGTGCACGCTGCCCCCGGACCCCGAGGGCCTGGAGTGGATCACCGTCCAATTGCTCGACGCATTGGATGCGGGGCGGTTCACGACCGTGCCCGAATAGATGCTCCGCTACGCCAGGAGCATTCGGGGCCGACTCGTCGACCGGTTCGAGAACCGCGATCCCGAGCGCGATGCGCTGCGCCGCGCCGCCCGCGCCGGGTTGATGATCCCGGCGGCCGCGGCGGTCGGTTTCCTGGTGGGCACCGGCGAGACCCCCATGTACGCCATCTTCGGCTCCATCGCGCTGCTGATCACCGCCGACTTCCCCGGCAACCGGCCCGGCCGCGCCGTGTCCTACGCGGGACTGGGTCTCATCGGCGCCGCCCTGATCACGCTGGGCACATGGGTCACCCCCCACGCGTGGCTGGCCGTGGCCACCATGTTCGTCCTCGGTGCCGTCATCACCTTCGCCGGCGTGCTGAGCACCGCGATCGCCGCCGGACAGCGCGCGACGTTGATGACGTTCGTGCTGCCGGTCTGCACCCCCACCGGCCCCATCGACGACCGGCTGCTCGGCTGGGGTATCGCACTGGCCGTGTGCGTGCCGGCCGCGCTGTTCGTGTTCCCGCCGCGCCACCACGACGATCTGCGCCGCCACGCCGCGCACGTGTGCGCCACGCTGGCCGACCGACTCGAGGGCCGCGCGAGCGCCAGGGACCTCAACACCGCGATGAACACGCTGTACGCCCACTACCTCGACGGTGATTTCCGCCCGGTGGGCCTGACCGCGGGCAGCCGCGCGCTGGTCCGCGTGGTCGACGATCTCGGCTGGCTGACCGACCGGACGCGCGACGAGACCGCGGCCACCCTCGGCGTCATGGCGGGACCGTCGGTGCGGGTGCTGCGTGCCTGCGACCGGCTGCTGCGCATCACCCGGGTCGCCGACCGTGCCGCCAGTCGCGCCGAACTCGACGCGGCGCTGGCCGAGCTGCGGTCGGTGGCGCGCGGCCGATACCGCGAGGACGTCGCCGAGGTGCTGCGCTCCGACTGCGACGAGAGCGCCATCGTCGTGGGTGCCCGGCTCCTGCAGCGTCGGACGTTCGGGGCCACCGTGATGACCACCGGCCGCGTGATCGCGGGTGCAGCCGCCGCCGATGCGCGCCCGGTCCTGATGCGGGTGCTCGGACGGCAGCTGCCCGAGACCGGGGCGGCCGTGCGGGTGCTGTCCGAGACCCAGGCCGTCACCACCATTCCGTCCGGCTACCTGGCCACCCGCGCGACGGTGGTCCGCAGCAGCCTCCGCACCGGCCTGGGGCTGGCCGCCGCCGTCGCCACCACCCACCTGTTCCCGGTCGAACAAGGCTTCTGGGTGGTGCTGGCGGCGTTGTCGGTGTTGCGCAGCACGGCGTTGACGACGGGAACCAAGGTCTTTCGCGCCGTCAGCGGGACGGTGGCGGGCTTCGTCATCGGCGCGGTGCTCATCGAATTGCTGGGGGTCGAGCCGGCCGTCCTGTGGGTAGCGCTACCGGTGGTGGCGTTCGTCGCGGCCTACGTGCCCGAGATCGCGTCGTTCGCGGCCGGGCAGGCGGCCTTCACCATGCTGGTGCTGATCGTGTTCAACCTCATCAATCCGACCGGCTGGCAGGTCGGATTGGTTCGGATCGAGGACATCGTCGTCGGCGGCGTGGTGGGTCTGGTGGTGTCCCTGCTGCTGTGGCCCCGGGGATCGGGTCGCGCGGTGTCGGCCGCCATCGACGCCGCCTTCGTGGTGGGTACCCGCTATCTGCGCACGGCGGTCTCGCGGGTCACCCACGGCACCCCCGCCGCCGCGGTGGACGAGTTGAGCCATCAGGCACTGACCGCGTCCCGCACCGTCGACAGCGCTGTGCGGCAGTATCTTTCGGACAACGGCGGCACGCCGGATCGGCGCGCCCCGGTCATCCGTCGGGCCAACCGCGCGATTCGACTGCGCGGGGCGGCCGACCTGATCGCGGACATCCCCACGCTGCCCGCGCCGGACTCCTACCCGAACGCGCGCACGGTGCTGGATGCGCACGCCACGCTGGTCACCGACCGGATGACGGGCCGGACCGACCGCCCGCTCGAATCCACCGGCCTGTCAGAGCATTTCATCACCGCGCTGCGTGCCGAGTCCGCGGCCGCCGAACACCCCGTGGCCGACGCGCTACCCCTGGTGACCGTCGCCGCCAACCTCGGTGAGCTGCAGCTGCTCTACCCCGCCAAGGACTGAGGCAAGCACCCGCCACCCACCCGCCCAAACGTCCCTTTGGGCCGGAAAGTGCGAGTGGTTTCGGGCTTTTCGTCGATCTCGACGCGGTTGCCGCTCACACGGCGGCCAGCGCCCGGGCATCCTCCTCACCGAAGGAATCCTCGAGCTGCACCGGCGAATAGTCGACGTCGATCTCCTCGACCGGGCGACCACGCGCGCTGCTGATGGTGCCGAACCGTCGCATGCCCTTGTCCGCGGAGTACTTCATGAACTCGTCGGCATCCAACCCGAACGGGACGTCGGGGGCGTACAGCGCAAAGCCGTCCTCGGTGAGGCCCAGCGCCAGCGGGAGCAGCTCGTTCATCCGGGTCTCGAACACCGACCAGTTGGCGTCGTCGGCGGCGACGTGCCGCCGGCAGGTGAAGGTGCCCCAGGCCATGTGCCGCCGCTCGTCGTCGCCGATCCGCCGGATCAACTCCTGCATCCCGGGCAGGATGCCGCGGGTCACGCAAATCTTGTGCCACGCATAGTATCCCGTCAACGCCAGCATGCCCTCGACCACGTGGTTGTACACCACCGACGCGCGGACCTGGGCGGCCGGCGAGGGATCGGTGTGCAGCGCCTCCAAGGACTCCGGCAGCTCGTCGTAGAACATCCGGCGATACGACGGGAGATCATCGAAGTAGCTGTGCAGGTCGTCGGTGACCCCGACGGCGTCGAGCCACATCCGGAAGACCTGGGTGTGCTTGGCCTCCTCGAAGGCGAACTGCGTCAGGTACATCTCGTCGCCGAGACGTCCTTCGGCCTCCATCGCCCGCATGAACGGCTGGATGTCCTTGGTGACCGCCTCCTCGCCGGCGATGAACTGGGCGCACAGGCGAGTCGCGTAGTCGCGCTCCCGGTCCGTCAGCGCCTCCCAGTCTTCGCGCTCCCGGGAGAAGTCGATATCCGCCGGGTTCCAGAATTTCGCGTTACCGCTGGCAAATAGCTTGAGCGGCAAGCTATCCCAGTTCAGACCGCCGGCTCTCATGGAGTCGAAATGAGTGTGCGACATGTGACCTCCTCAGGTCGGTTGGGCTGCGGAATCGGCGATCGGGGAGAACGCCGCGGCCAACACCGCGACGAGTCGACGCACGGCCAGTGCCGGCTGCTCCGGGCTCGGCTCGTCGAGACCGAGGATCGGGTCGATGCCGCGCACATACGGCGCCAGGGCCAGATGCGGAAAGATCATCAATAGCAACGACAACAGCGCGTCGGTGTCGGCGTCCGCGCGCAGGTCGCCGCGCGCCTGCGCGGCGCGCACCAACGGACCCAACACCTCGAGGTAGTGCCGGTGCAGGACGCTGCGGACGCTGATCCGGGCGTCGGTGTCCACCTCCAGGCTCGCGGCGGCATGCAGCGACCGTTCCCGAGGATGCTCGGCGAAGTACGCGACCCAGTCGTCGAGCAGGTCGGTGAGGAATTCGAAGAACGGCCGGGTGGGATCGAGTTGGCGGATCCGCGCCTCCATGTAGGCGCGGACCCGCTGACTACCGAGGTCGGCGATGAACGTGTACAGGTCGCGCTTGTCCGCAAAGTATTGGAACAGGCTGCCTTTGGCGACTCCGGCCCGGCGCGCGATGACGTTCAGGCTGCCTCGGGAAAACCCGTGGGCGCCGAATTCGGCCTCCGCGGCGTCGATGACCGCGGCGCGCCGCGCCGGATCAACCCGTGCCCATGTCACCGTTGGCAATCGGACCTCCCAGCAGTCGATGACCACTGGTCACATTACTGTGATACGCGCCACAGTCAAGGGGGTTCGGCGTCAGTCCCCGAGCCGATGCGGCATCAGTGCATCCGGCGGTATGGCGCCGAAGCGTCCGGCCTGGAAGTCCTCGAAGGCCTCGATCACCTCGGACTTCGTGTTCATCACGAACGGGCCGTACTGGAACACCGGCTCGCGTAGTGGCCGACCGCCGAGCAGTAGGACCTCCATGGCGGGGCGGTTGCCGTCCTGATCGGCATCGGCGGCGACGGTCAACCGGTCGCCGGGTCCGAGCACCGCGAGTTGCCCCTGGCGGATCGGATGCCGCACCGGGCCCACCGAGCCGCGCCCGGACAGCACGTAGACCAGGGCGTTGAAGTCGCGACTCCACGCGGTGTTCAGCTGCGCTCCAGGCTCAATGGTGGCGTGCGCCAACGTGATCGGTGTGTGCGTGGCACCGGGTCCGCGCTGGACACCGTCGGCGGTGGCGAACTCACCGGCGATCACCCGGATCAACGCTCCGCCGTCCGACGACGACAACAACCGAACCTCGCCGCCCTCGATGGCCTGGTACTTCGGCGCGGCGAACTTGTCCTTGCGGGGAAGGTTCACCCACAGCTGCACGCCGTGGAAGAGACCGCCGCTGCGGACGAGTTCGGCCGGCGGCGTCTCGATGTGCAGAATGCCCGAGCCGGCGGTCATCCACTGGGTTGCGCCGTCGGCGATCAGTCCGCCACCCCCGTGCGAGTCCTGATGCGCGAAGCGGCCGTCGATCATGTAGGTGACGGTCTCGAAGCCGCGGTGCGGATGCCAGTCGGTGCCCCGCGGCTCGCCGGGCTGGTACTCGACTTCCCCCATCTGATCCATGTGCACGAACGGATCCAGATCCGCCGCGCTGACCCCGGCGAACGCGCGGACGACGGGAAAGCCTTCGCCCTCCAGCCCGCGGGGGCCGGTGGTGATGGAACGCACCGGGCGCTCGGTGTCGCCGGGCGCCGGAGCGGCGACCCGCGTCAGGGTCAGGGTGTCTGCGGTCACTGCGGGCATCTGGGCACCTCCATGCTGATGAGAGAGTCACCCGATATAACCGGACCGCGGTCCAGTTATTCCCCGGCGATCACTCCAGCACCGCGAGGGCCGCGGCGCGCGCGTCGGCGGCACTGGCCGTGGCGAGCACCGCCGCCGCAGCGCGCCGGCACTGTTCGAGGGTCACCGTGGAGAGCTTGGCCCCGACCGCCGACACCGCCGCGGCGGCCGCCGACAACGAGGTGATGCCCAACCCCACCAGCACGCAGGCCAACAGCGGGTCCGCCGCCGCCTCCCCGCACACGCCCACCGGCTTGTCGGCCGCCGCGCCGGCCTTGGCCGTCATCGCCACCAGGGCGAGCACGCCGGGCTGCCACGGGTCGGTCAGGGTTGCCAGTTCCGCGGACATCCGGTCGGCAGCCATCGTGTACTGCGCCAGATCGTTGGTGCCGATCGACAGGAAGTCGACGTGTTCGAGGATCCGGTCGGCCAACAGCGCCGCGGCGGGCACCTCGATCATCACCCCCGGGGTCAGCCCGTGCGCGCGCACCTTCGCCGCAAAATCGCGCGCCTCCTCGGGGGTCGCGATCATGGGCGCCATCACCCACGGCGGATTTCCGGTCTGCTGTGCCGCTTGCGCGATGCCGGCCAACTGGTTGTCCAGCAACGCGGGGTTGCCGAACGAGATCCGGATGCCGCGGACCCCCAGCGCGGGATTGGCCTCGTCGGGACTGTTCGCGAACTTCAGCGGTTTGTCCGAACCCGCGTCCAGGGTGCGAATCACCACCTTGTGCTCGGAAAAGGGTTGCAGCACTTCGGCGTAGATCCGGGCCTGCTCCGCCACCGACGGTTCGGTGTCGGAGTTGAGGAAGCATAGTTCGGTGCGGAAGAGCCCGATGCCCTCGGCCGGCGTCTCACGCGCGGCCCGCGCGGCCGCGCCGTCCTGCACGTTGGCCAGCACGGCCACGGGGTGTCCGTCGGCGGTGGCGCCGGGACCCGTCCAGCCCGCCATCGCCGCGGCGGCCTGCTCCGCGCGCTCGACGGCGGCCGCAGCCTCGGCCGGGTCGGGGCCGACTGCGAGTGTGCCCCGGGTGCCGTCGATCAGGATAATTTCGCCGGCGGGGACGTCGTCGAGCCCGGCCACCGCCACCACGCAGGGGATCCCCAACTGGCGGGAGATGATCGCGGTGTGACTGGTGGGCCCGCCCAGCGAGGTCGCCAGGCCGACGATCAGGGCCGGGTCGAGACCGGCGGTGTCGGCCGGGGCCAGATCCTCGGCGCACAGGATCGAGGGCACGTCAGGCACGGGCACCCCGGGCTCGGGTAGTCCGGCCAGTTCGGCGACGACCCGGTCCCGGATATCGCGCAGGTCGGTCACCCGCTCGGCCATCAATCCGCCCATCTTGGTGAACATCTCGACGAACTGCTCGACCGCCTCGGCCGTGGCGCGGATCGCCGGAGCGCCCTCGCCGATCCGCTTCTCGGCCGCCCCGAGCCAGGCCCGGTCGGTGGCCAGCTGCGCGGTGGCGCCCAGCACCTCCGAGGCCGCGCCGGTGGCGTGCGCGGCCCGCTCCCGCAGCCGCTCGGCCACCGTCGTGGCCGCGGCCTTGAACCGGGAGATCTCGCCGTCTCGGTCGGCCTCGGCCACCTCGCCGGGCGCGGCGAGGTCCTCGGGCGCGGGCAGGCGGCCGGGCCGGACCACCGGGGCGTACGCGACGCCGGGAACCACCGGCACCCCGGAAAGCACCGCACCCTGTGAAGTCGCAGGAGTAGTGGAAGTCATGTGAACCAGGTTACATCGAACCGTTGACAATTCAACACAAATAGGCGTAAAACAACACATACCAACATTACGGCTGGCGGGAGTTCGCGGACTTCCACGCGAACGCCCGCCAAACGTACTTGCTTTCCGTCCATCCGACCCGATTCAGTCCCACCCGACCCTGGAGGCCACGTGTACCCGGAGGAGCGCCAGCAAGCGATCGCCTCCCTGGTCATCTCGCGCGGCCGGGCCTCGGTGACCGAACTCGCCGAGACCTACGCCGTCACCACCGAGACCGTGCGCCGCGACCTGGCAGCGCTGGATCGCGCCGGGCTGGTGCGACGCGTCCACGGCGGCGCGGTGCCGGTGCGCGCGCTGCACGTCGTCGAGCCGGGGGTCGCCGAACGTGAGGGCACCCGCGCCAACTACAAGGACGCCATCGCGGCGGCCGCCGGCGACTTCTTCCCCCTGGCCGGGGCCAGCGTGCTCTTCGACGCCGGTACCACCACCGCGCGGGTGGCCGCGCGTCTGCCCGCCGACCGCGAACTGGTCGTGGTGACCAACTCGGTGCCCATCGCCGCGCGGCTGGCCACCATGCCCGCCATCAACCTGCATCTGCTCGGCGGGCGGGTGCGCGGCCTGACCCAGGCCGCCGTCGGGGAGCCGGTGTTGCGGACCCTGGATACCCTGCGGGTCGACATCGCGTTCATGGGCACCAACGGCATCAGCGTCAAACACGGCCTGTCCACCCCCGACAGCGACGAAGCCGCCGTCAAGCGAGCCATGGTGGTCAGCGCGAGTTATGTTGTGGTGGTTGCCGATTCGTCCAAAATCGGCCATGAGGACTTCGTCAGTTTCGCGCCGCTGGACAAGGTCGATGCGGTGATCACCGATGACGAGATCAGCGACGCCGACCGCGCGGCGCTGACCGAGCACGGAGTAGAGGTGGTGGTGGCGTGAGTCCCGCGAATCGACGCAGCGGTGCGAGGCACGAGCAGCGCGGAGGAGTGAGCGAATGACACACCAAGGACCGGTCGTGGTCACGGTGACGCCCAACCCGAGCATCGACCGCACCATCGCGCTCGGCGGCCCCCTGACCCGCGGCGCCGTGCACCGGGTGCAGTCGGTCTCCGACGAGCCCGGCGGCAAGGGTGTCAACGTCGCGCGGGTGCTGACGCTGGCGGGGATCGATGCCTGCGCGGTGCTGCCCGCCAGCCCCGACGACCCGTTCCTGTCCGTGCTGAGCCCCACCGGCG
This DNA window, taken from Mycolicibacterium sp. MU0050, encodes the following:
- a CDS encoding DeoR/GlpR family DNA-binding transcription regulator; this encodes MYPEERQQAIASLVISRGRASVTELAETYAVTTETVRRDLAALDRAGLVRRVHGGAVPVRALHVVEPGVAEREGTRANYKDAIAAAAGDFFPLAGASVLFDAGTTTARVAARLPADRELVVVTNSVPIAARLATMPAINLHLLGGRVRGLTQAAVGEPVLRTLDTLRVDIAFMGTNGISVKHGLSTPDSDEAAVKRAMVVSASYVVVVADSSKIGHEDFVSFAPLDKVDAVITDDEISDADRAALTEHGVEVVVA
- a CDS encoding R2-like ligand-binding oxidase is translated as MSHTHFDSMRAGGLNWDSLPLKLFASGNAKFWNPADIDFSREREDWEALTDRERDYATRLCAQFIAGEEAVTKDIQPFMRAMEAEGRLGDEMYLTQFAFEEAKHTQVFRMWLDAVGVTDDLHSYFDDLPSYRRMFYDELPESLEALHTDPSPAAQVRASVVYNHVVEGMLALTGYYAWHKICVTRGILPGMQELIRRIGDDERRHMAWGTFTCRRHVAADDANWSVFETRMNELLPLALGLTEDGFALYAPDVPFGLDADEFMKYSADKGMRRFGTISSARGRPVEEIDVDYSPVQLEDSFGEEDARALAAV
- a CDS encoding pirin family protein, yielding MPAVTADTLTLTRVAAPAPGDTERPVRSITTGPRGLEGEGFPVVRAFAGVSAADLDPFVHMDQMGEVEYQPGEPRGTDWHPHRGFETVTYMIDGRFAHQDSHGGGGLIADGATQWMTAGSGILHIETPPAELVRSGGLFHGVQLWVNLPRKDKFAAPKYQAIEGGEVRLLSSSDGGALIRVIAGEFATADGVQRGPGATHTPITLAHATIEPGAQLNTAWSRDFNALVYVLSGRGSVGPVRHPIRQGQLAVLGPGDRLTVAADADQDGNRPAMEVLLLGGRPLREPVFQYGPFVMNTKSEVIEAFEDFQAGRFGAIPPDALMPHRLGD
- the ptsP gene encoding phosphoenolpyruvate--protein phosphotransferase, producing the protein MTSTTPATSQGAVLSGVPVVPGVAYAPVVRPGRLPAPEDLAAPGEVAEADRDGEISRFKAAATTVAERLRERAAHATGAASEVLGATAQLATDRAWLGAAEKRIGEGAPAIRATAEAVEQFVEMFTKMGGLMAERVTDLRDIRDRVVAELAGLPEPGVPVPDVPSILCAEDLAPADTAGLDPALIVGLATSLGGPTSHTAIISRQLGIPCVVAVAGLDDVPAGEIILIDGTRGTLAVGPDPAEAAAAVERAEQAAAAMAGWTGPGATADGHPVAVLANVQDGAAARAARETPAEGIGLFRTELCFLNSDTEPSVAEQARIYAEVLQPFSEHKVVIRTLDAGSDKPLKFANSPDEANPALGVRGIRISFGNPALLDNQLAGIAQAAQQTGNPPWVMAPMIATPEEARDFAAKVRAHGLTPGVMIEVPAAALLADRILEHVDFLSIGTNDLAQYTMAADRMSAELATLTDPWQPGVLALVAMTAKAGAAADKPVGVCGEAAADPLLACVLVGLGITSLSAAAAAVSAVGAKLSTVTLEQCRRAAAAVLATASAADARAAALAVLE
- a CDS encoding TetR/AcrR family transcriptional regulator, with product MATFVSREAYFDAGLEVLAELGYGGLKLAQVCGRLGVTTGSFYHYFPSWSAYTSDLVEHWQNGLTGQRVARLRNEPDPRRRIDGVVEVGLNLPHGTEAAIRTWSSIDPRVRQAQEVVDRQRFDVLREAAFEILGNDRGAQVFASTAVYLLVGYEQCTLPPDPEGLEWITVQLLDALDAGRFTTVPE
- a CDS encoding FUSC family protein gives rise to the protein MLRYARSIRGRLVDRFENRDPERDALRRAARAGLMIPAAAAVGFLVGTGETPMYAIFGSIALLITADFPGNRPGRAVSYAGLGLIGAALITLGTWVTPHAWLAVATMFVLGAVITFAGVLSTAIAAGQRATLMTFVLPVCTPTGPIDDRLLGWGIALAVCVPAALFVFPPRHHDDLRRHAAHVCATLADRLEGRASARDLNTAMNTLYAHYLDGDFRPVGLTAGSRALVRVVDDLGWLTDRTRDETAATLGVMAGPSVRVLRACDRLLRITRVADRAASRAELDAALAELRSVARGRYREDVAEVLRSDCDESAIVVGARLLQRRTFGATVMTTGRVIAGAAAADARPVLMRVLGRQLPETGAAVRVLSETQAVTTIPSGYLATRATVVRSSLRTGLGLAAAVATTHLFPVEQGFWVVLAALSVLRSTALTTGTKVFRAVSGTVAGFVIGAVLIELLGVEPAVLWVALPVVAFVAAYVPEIASFAAGQAAFTMLVLIVFNLINPTGWQVGLVRIEDIVVGGVVGLVVSLLLWPRGSGRAVSAAIDAAFVVGTRYLRTAVSRVTHGTPAAAVDELSHQALTASRTVDSAVRQYLSDNGGTPDRRAPVIRRANRAIRLRGAADLIADIPTLPAPDSYPNARTVLDAHATLVTDRMTGRTDRPLESTGLSEHFITALRAESAAAEHPVADALPLVTVAANLGELQLLYPAKD